In Thermoleophilaceae bacterium, a single genomic region encodes these proteins:
- a CDS encoding glycosyltransferase: MGGVLILSAGIGEGHDLPARWLASGFSEEAPEVPVKIEDGLAAMGRLVERIVMGGSAFHSRIGNVIFDVEHWLMTRVPPLRALAGWGSVFLGGRGLLRLIEREQPAVIVSTYPGVTEALGRLRLKGRLQVPVVSAITDLASLLYWAHPGVDLHLVTHPESVEEVRVVAGADTDVVPVRGLNDPAFIHPPGRDVARRTLGLPPDGAVVVVSGGGWGVGDVMGAVDEALALPGVTVVVMCGRNDELRTRVEARYGEEPRVRPLGFTNQVPELFAAADALVHSTAGLTVLEAYLCGCPTVSYGWGRGHIRANNAAFRRFGLADVASTRAELGPALSRALARGPSERPSFASLPTAASVIRERFGIGRAAAQLTDHA; encoded by the coding sequence ATGGGCGGCGTTTTGATCCTGTCGGCAGGCATTGGTGAGGGGCATGACCTGCCCGCGCGCTGGCTCGCTTCAGGGTTCTCCGAGGAGGCGCCCGAGGTGCCGGTGAAGATCGAGGACGGCCTGGCAGCCATGGGGCGGCTGGTGGAGCGGATCGTGATGGGCGGAAGCGCCTTCCATTCGCGGATCGGGAATGTGATCTTCGACGTGGAACACTGGCTGATGACGAGGGTGCCGCCGCTGCGCGCGCTCGCAGGGTGGGGCAGCGTGTTCCTCGGCGGCCGTGGCCTGCTGCGCCTGATCGAGCGCGAGCAGCCCGCGGTGATCGTGTCCACCTATCCCGGCGTGACGGAGGCGCTAGGCAGGCTCCGGCTCAAGGGCCGCCTGCAGGTGCCGGTGGTATCCGCGATCACCGACCTGGCCTCGCTTCTCTACTGGGCGCATCCGGGGGTGGACCTGCACCTCGTCACGCATCCGGAATCGGTGGAGGAGGTGCGCGTGGTGGCCGGTGCGGACACGGACGTGGTGCCGGTGCGCGGGCTGAACGACCCGGCCTTCATCCATCCCCCCGGGCGCGACGTGGCGCGGCGCACGCTCGGCCTGCCTCCCGACGGCGCCGTGGTGGTGGTGTCCGGCGGCGGCTGGGGAGTGGGCGATGTGATGGGCGCGGTGGACGAAGCGCTCGCGCTGCCAGGCGTGACGGTTGTGGTGATGTGCGGCCGCAACGACGAGCTGCGCACGCGGGTGGAGGCGCGCTACGGGGAGGAGCCGCGCGTGCGCCCGCTTGGCTTCACCAACCAGGTGCCCGAGCTGTTCGCCGCGGCGGACGCGCTCGTTCATTCCACGGCGGGACTCACCGTGCTCGAGGCGTATCTCTGCGGCTGCCCAACTGTCTCCTACGGCTGGGGCCGCGGCCACATCCGCGCGAACAACGCCGCCTTCCGCCGCTTCGGGCTGGCGGACGTGGCGTCCACGCGCGCCGAGCTCGGCCCCGCCCTCAGCCGGGCGCTCGCGAGGGGGCCCTCGGAGCGGCCGTCCTTTGCGTCCCTGCCAACCGCCGCGTCAGTGATCCGCGAGCGCTTCGGCATCGGGCGGGCTGCCGCGCAGCTCACCGACCACGCCTGA
- a CDS encoding DegT/DnrJ/EryC1/StrS family aminotransferase, with amino-acid sequence MASSTRPRLDEFAIGFDQRDRDRLHALWDEVIDSQQWAHGPMTDRFEAAWEEWNGAPAVALSGWGGGAVAALEFAGVRGEAVLCPSNTFMATPLAILKAGGRPVFVDCNREDLCMSFEDFERKAERERPRACFLVHIGGHIAFDVERIAAYCRDHGIFLLEDCAHAHGASWNGRRAGTYGDAGVYSLYATKTISTGEGGVLVSHDDALLDYARSYRNYGKPDFAVEGLNYRMNEFTAALGLVQVERLEEIVAWKNEIARTVLNESHPGRLRLPDGMVSGLYKYIVFDPIERSTGKVYDEPCHRLMGTGEDLPNSDWVASHHWCVPLYYRPEGME; translated from the coding sequence TTGGCCTCTTCCACTCGACCGAGGCTGGACGAGTTCGCGATCGGATTCGACCAGCGTGACCGCGACCGGCTGCACGCTCTCTGGGACGAGGTGATCGACTCCCAGCAGTGGGCGCACGGCCCGATGACCGACCGCTTCGAGGCGGCGTGGGAGGAATGGAACGGCGCCCCGGCTGTGGCGCTGTCCGGCTGGGGCGGCGGCGCGGTGGCTGCGCTCGAGTTCGCGGGAGTGCGCGGCGAGGCGGTGCTATGCCCCTCCAACACGTTCATGGCCACGCCGCTCGCCATCCTCAAGGCCGGCGGCCGCCCTGTGTTCGTGGACTGCAATCGCGAGGACCTGTGCATGTCCTTCGAGGACTTCGAGAGGAAGGCCGAGCGGGAGCGGCCGCGCGCCTGCTTCCTCGTGCACATAGGAGGGCACATCGCGTTCGACGTCGAGCGGATCGCCGCCTACTGCCGCGACCACGGGATCTTCCTGCTCGAGGACTGCGCGCACGCGCACGGCGCGTCGTGGAACGGCCGCCGCGCCGGCACCTACGGGGATGCCGGCGTGTACTCCCTGTACGCCACGAAGACCATCAGCACGGGCGAGGGCGGCGTGCTGGTTTCACATGACGACGCCCTTCTGGATTACGCTCGCTCCTACCGCAACTACGGTAAGCCTGACTTTGCGGTCGAGGGGCTGAACTACCGCATGAACGAGTTCACCGCCGCTCTGGGCCTCGTGCAGGTCGAGCGGCTCGAGGAGATCGTGGCGTGGAAGAACGAAATCGCGCGCACGGTGCTGAATGAATCGCATCCCGGGCGCCTACGTCTGCCGGACGGGATGGTCTCGGGGCTTTACAAGTACATAGTGTTCGATCCGATCGAGCGCTCCACGGGCAAGGTCTACGACGAGCCCTGCCATCGGCTAATGGGAACGGGCGAAGATCTGCCGAATTCCGACTGGGTCGCAAGCCATCATTGGTGCGTGCCCCTCTACTACAGGCCGGAGGGTATGGAATGA
- a CDS encoding NAD-dependent epimerase/dehydratase family protein: protein MSRVLVTGGAGFIGSFVVDQLRAAGHEAVIFDVRESPHHARGEVPTVIGDVLDYDAVREAARGCDAIAHLAAAADVGEVAKDPDTAERLNSRGTFNVLEAAREEGVQRVIYASTIWVYSEAEGSVDEDVPLHPPAHLYTATKLAGELYCRSYSELFGLDTTILRFGIPYGPRARAAAVVPSFVARALAGEPLSIAGTGEQTRRFVYVEDLAEGVVRALAPVAANRTYNLVGRDDVSIRNIADTVRDLVGDVDIVHTPGRAGDFKGGAEISGQRAAVELGWHPETDFREGVTRYIAWHRRQEALAPQRTAEPLMERVRAAGSSAGIAIAAAVAGALAALLSRWDVATDPVSFLGAMVLFGVPVALIAGIDWTRDRVRAGLVILAMLVGVAFQALTPQTRDMAQDVLHHRIMLALVVLASITALAAGRAWRSGREGQRDAAG, encoded by the coding sequence ATGAGCCGTGTGCTCGTGACAGGAGGGGCCGGGTTCATCGGTTCCTTCGTAGTTGACCAGCTACGTGCCGCTGGCCATGAGGCCGTGATATTCGATGTGCGGGAGTCGCCGCACCATGCGCGGGGTGAGGTGCCGACCGTGATCGGCGACGTTCTCGACTACGACGCGGTGCGGGAGGCGGCGCGCGGCTGCGACGCCATCGCGCACCTGGCTGCGGCGGCCGACGTGGGGGAGGTGGCCAAGGACCCGGACACCGCCGAGCGGCTCAACTCGCGCGGCACCTTCAACGTGCTCGAGGCGGCCCGCGAGGAAGGCGTGCAGCGCGTGATCTACGCGTCCACGATCTGGGTCTACTCGGAGGCGGAGGGAAGCGTGGACGAGGACGTGCCGCTGCATCCGCCGGCACATCTCTACACGGCCACGAAGCTTGCGGGCGAGCTCTACTGCCGCTCCTACAGCGAGCTGTTCGGCCTCGACACAACGATCCTTCGCTTCGGCATCCCGTACGGGCCGCGAGCGCGCGCGGCAGCGGTGGTGCCGTCATTCGTGGCGCGCGCCCTTGCGGGCGAGCCTCTGTCGATCGCCGGCACGGGCGAGCAGACCCGCCGCTTCGTCTACGTCGAGGACCTTGCCGAGGGCGTGGTGCGCGCGCTGGCGCCGGTGGCGGCCAACCGCACCTACAACCTGGTGGGCCGCGACGACGTGTCGATTCGCAATATCGCGGACACCGTGCGGGACCTCGTGGGCGATGTGGACATCGTCCACACCCCGGGCCGCGCGGGGGACTTCAAGGGCGGCGCCGAGATCTCCGGTCAGCGCGCCGCCGTCGAGCTCGGCTGGCACCCGGAGACCGACTTCCGAGAGGGCGTGACCAGGTACATCGCCTGGCACCGCCGCCAGGAGGCGTTGGCGCCGCAGCGGACGGCCGAGCCGCTGATGGAGCGCGTCCGTGCCGCGGGCTCCAGCGCCGGCATCGCGATAGCCGCTGCCGTTGCCGGTGCCCTGGCGGCGCTGCTCAGCCGCTGGGATGTTGCCACGGACCCCGTGAGCTTCCTGGGCGCCATGGTGCTGTTCGGCGTGCCCGTGGCCCTGATCGCCGGCATTGACTGGACGCGCGACCGTGTGCGCGCGGGGCTCGTGATCCTGGCCATGCTCGTGGGCGTGGCATTCCAAGCGCTCACGCCGCAGACCCGCGACATGGCACAGGACGTGCTGCACCATCGAATCATGCTCGCCCTGGTGGTGCTCGCCTCCATCACGGCGCTCGCCGCCGGCCGCGCATGGCGCAGCGGCCGCGAGGGTCAGCGCGACGCCGCCGGCTGA
- a CDS encoding polysaccharide deacetylase family protein — MVIRTLALAGAAAWSAPALAPIVPAVSDVIGVPRLLPAGARGVALTFDDGPHPEGTPALLDILAGAGASATFFLIGENVRRWPEIAQRIAREGHVVALHGYRHRNQLRLTPRAFASDLERGAQVLEETIGTRPTLYRPPYGIFSPAGLAIVRRNGYRTLLWSRWGHDWRRRITPERIAAEVTREVADGDVLLLHDSDEYSAPGSWRNTVAAMPRILEELSRRHLEPVTPPVQPAASR; from the coding sequence GTGGTCATCCGAACGCTCGCACTCGCCGGGGCGGCCGCGTGGTCAGCACCCGCGCTCGCGCCCATCGTCCCGGCGGTGTCCGACGTGATCGGGGTGCCGCGCCTCCTGCCGGCCGGCGCGCGCGGGGTGGCGCTCACCTTCGACGACGGGCCGCACCCCGAGGGAACGCCGGCGCTCCTCGACATCCTCGCCGGCGCGGGCGCTTCCGCGACGTTCTTCCTCATCGGCGAGAACGTGCGGCGCTGGCCGGAGATCGCCCAGCGGATCGCGCGGGAGGGGCACGTGGTGGCGCTTCACGGGTACCGGCACCGCAATCAGCTGCGGCTCACGCCGCGCGCGTTCGCGAGTGACCTCGAGCGCGGCGCGCAGGTGCTCGAGGAGACGATCGGCACGAGGCCGACGCTCTATCGCCCGCCGTACGGCATCTTCAGCCCGGCCGGTCTCGCCATCGTGCGGCGGAACGGATACCGAACCCTGCTGTGGTCGCGCTGGGGGCACGACTGGCGGCGCCGCATCACGCCCGAGCGCATCGCCGCGGAGGTCACGCGCGAGGTGGCCGACGGCGACGTTCTCCTGCTCCATGACTCCGATGAGTACAGCGCCCCGGGGTCGTGGCGCAACACGGTCGCGGCGATGCCGCGCATCCTCGAGGAGCTGTCGCGCCGCCACCTCGAGCCGGTCACGCCGCCGGTTCAGCCGGCGGCGTCGCGCTGA
- a CDS encoding EamA family transporter has translation MALGLVAALLAAACYECGYVLQALEARETPREHALRASLLLRLAARGRWLAGTALTLVGAGLQVFALAHAPVTVVQPVLALGLVGLLVLAHYVLRERIGRPELAGAAAVIAGVVLVALAAPGRSDEVTSTVALVAFAAPIAVLAFMPFALRSRSPLWLAAVGAAAGDALAAIALKLTADAAASGRPELAVLGVAGAGVAGALALTAEMSALRGLPASRVAPVVVSAQVVVPAVAAMVAFGEPVSVDVVAGVLLAGAGAALLGASGVVGELRGSPPDAEALADH, from the coding sequence ATGGCGCTCGGTCTCGTAGCCGCACTGCTGGCCGCCGCCTGTTACGAGTGTGGCTACGTGCTGCAGGCTCTGGAGGCACGGGAGACTCCGCGCGAGCACGCGCTGCGGGCGTCGCTGCTGCTGCGGCTCGCGGCGCGAGGGCGCTGGCTCGCGGGCACGGCGCTCACCCTCGTGGGGGCGGGACTTCAGGTGTTCGCGCTCGCGCATGCTCCGGTCACGGTCGTGCAGCCGGTGCTCGCGCTCGGACTCGTGGGTCTGCTGGTGCTGGCTCACTACGTCCTGCGTGAGCGAATTGGGCGGCCGGAGCTGGCGGGCGCGGCGGCCGTTATCGCAGGAGTGGTGCTCGTCGCGCTGGCGGCCCCCGGACGCTCCGACGAGGTCACCTCGACGGTGGCGCTCGTGGCGTTCGCGGCGCCGATCGCGGTGCTCGCTTTCATGCCCTTCGCTCTGCGCTCGCGCTCCCCGCTGTGGCTCGCGGCCGTGGGCGCGGCGGCGGGTGACGCTCTCGCGGCGATCGCCCTCAAGCTCACAGCCGATGCTGCCGCGTCCGGCCGGCCGGAGCTCGCGGTGCTCGGCGTGGCGGGGGCGGGCGTGGCCGGCGCGCTTGCGCTCACCGCGGAGATGAGCGCCCTGCGCGGGCTGCCGGCCTCGCGCGTGGCGCCGGTGGTGGTGAGCGCCCAGGTGGTGGTGCCGGCCGTGGCCGCGATGGTGGCGTTCGGAGAGCCGGTGAGCGTGGACGTGGTGGCCGGCGTGCTGCTGGCGGGAGCGGGAGCGGCGCTGCTCGGCGCCTCAGGCGTGGTCGGTGAGCTGCGCGGCAGCCCGCCCGATGCCGAAGCGCTCGCGGATCACTGA